From the Polaribacter gangjinensis genome, the window ATACGATTACCATAAAGTAATAGATGAGCTAAAATTAACGTATCGAATGGTGATACCCGATTTGGTTGGTTTTGGACTTTCTTCAAAACCAACCAATTATTATTTTTCAATGATTCAACAAGCAGAAATAATTTTAACTTTACTTCAAAAATTAAAAATAAAAGAAGTTTCAATCATTGCTCAAGGTTTTGGTACTGGTGTTTTGTGTGAAATTTTATCTATTATTTCATCAGGATTTTCTTATTTAAAAATAAATAAGATTTGGCTTTTAAATACAAGTCTCTCTATTGAATTGAGTCCTGACAGGCAAACACAAGATTTCGTTATAAAATACATCAATGATACCTTTTTAAAAATTTCAAGTTCATTTGAAATGTTTAAAAAATATATTCGTAAAAATTTTAATGATGAAAACTCTATTAGCGACGAAGAATTAAGTATTTATTGGAAATTACTTACCTATGAAGATGGATTAAAAACATTGAATTTCATAAATTATTGGATTGTTGAAATTCAACAATATTCTAATAAATGGTTAGAGGCTATTAAAAATACAACAGCAACTATCGAAATTATATGGGGAATTGAAAAATCATCAGTAGATAATGAAACACCTAATATAATTAATGATTTTTTAGATATTAAAAAAACACACTTGATAGACAATTGTGGCAAATTTCCAATGCTCGAAAAACCATCAATCTTCATTGATATTCTAAAGGGCGTCTGAATTATTTTTAGACGCTTTTTTAGAACCTTCATACAAATCATAACGCACAAACTTACAATCTAAATCTCCATTTTTTAATGGAATTCTTTTGGATGTTTTTAAACCAACATGTTTGAGAGCATCTATATTTGAAGTAATTAACCAAGCTGTTGAACCTGGATAATTGTGTTTTAAGGTATCTCCTATTTTCTTATAAAACTCAGCAAGTTCAACATTTAAACGCTCACCATAAGGCGGATTGAACAAAATGGTTGTATTGCCAAAAACTTCTTTTTTAGAATTGAAAAAATTTACGTGATGCACACCAATAAATTCCTCTAAATTGGCTGAAATGATGTTTTGCTTTGCTTTTACAATGGCTGAGGGAGCTTTGTCAAATCCCATAATTTTAAAATGAGAACTTCTTATTTTTTTTAACAATGCATCTTGAATGGTAAAATACAAATCCTCGTCATAATCTTTCCAATTTTCAAAAGCAAAATGTTTTCTATTGATATTTGCTGGGATATTATTGGCAATCATGGCTGCTTCAATCAAAATTGTTCCAGAACCACACATAGGATCTATGAAATTTTCATCACCAATATAACCAGACAATAACACCATTCCTGCTGCCAAAACTTCGTTGATAGGCGCAATATTTGTGGCTGTTCTGTACCCACGTTTGTGCAAAGAATCGCCTGAAGAATCCAAAGAAACTGTCAACAAATCTTTTTGGATATGCACGTGAATTTTTAAATCGGGATAATCCAAATCAACATCTGGTCTTTTTTGATATTTATCCCTAAAATAATCAGCAATGGCATCTTTCGATTTTAAAGCAATATAATGCGAATTATTTGTGAAATTAGGAGAATTAACTACTGCACCAACAGCAAAACTACCATCAACCTTTAAAAATTCATCCCATTTTATTTTTTTAATGGCATCATACAAATCTTCTTCATCATAAATTTTAGTGACTTTGATTGGTTTTAAAATACGGATTGCCGTTCTCAAAGCAATATTTGCCTTGTACATAAAACCTTTGTCTCCCTTAAAAGAAACACTTCTTATGCCCTCTTGAACATCTTGGGCACCTAATTTTCGTAATTCATCAGCCAAAACGTTTTCCAAACCGAAAATTGTAGTAGCCACCATTTTAAAATCAGTATTCATATTGCTAAATTTCTATGCAAAAATACATTTTCTAACATCGAAAATTCAGAAAATCACAAATTCATTTTTTCTAATCTAAGATTTGGTTACTTTTACATTACCAAAAAACTCATGAGAACAAAAGATTGGTTTACTGATTGGTTCAATACGCCCTATTATCATATTTTGTATAAAGACAGAAATGATATTGAGGCGCAACAGTTTATGAGAAATATCACCCAATTTTTACCACTTCCTGAAAATGCGTTGTTGTTGGATTTACCTTGTGGAAAAGGACGTCATTCCGTCTTTTTAAATTCATTAGGCTATAAAGTTATTGGTGCAGATTTGTCTGAAAATAGCATTCAATTTGCAAAAAAATTTGAAAATCAAAAATTAAAGTTCATCATACAAGATATGAGAGAACCCTTTGATTTACAATACGATGCAGTATTTAACTTATTTACTAGTTTTGGGTATTTTAAAGAAGATTCAGAAGATATTTTAGTGTTGCAAAACATAAAAAATTGTTTGAAAGAAAACGGATTTTTTGTTTTTGATTTTTTAAATGCTTCTTTTGTAAAAGACACTTTAGTTACCGAAGAAACTAAAATAGTTGATGGAATTTCATTCCACATTCAGAGAGAAATTGTAGATGGTTTTATTTTAAAGCATATTGCATTTTTTGCTGATGGTGAACATCATCATTTTACAGAAAGAGTTAAATATTTAGATCTTCAAAAAATGACTACTTTCTTCGAAAAAGTGGGATTGAACTTACAGTATGTTTTTGGAGATTATCAACTGAACACCTTTGATGAAACCAATTCTAAAAGATTAATTTTAATTGCACAATGACCTATATTTTATTATTACTCTCTGTTTTGCTTGGTGCTTTTTTAGTGATTTTTATAAAGTTACCTAAAAAAATAGTACGTTTGCTATTGGCTTTTAGCGGTTCGTATTTACTTTCTATCACCATTTTACATTTGATGCCCGAAGTTTTTACAGGAGATAATGATTCAAAAACAATAGGACTTTTAATTTTGATTGGCATTGTGTTGCAATCTGTTTTAGAATCTTTTTCTAAAGGTGCAGAACATGGACATATTCATATACATGGTAATGAAAATAAATTTCCATTGTTGCTTTTTATCAGTTTGTGTATTCATGCTTTTTCTGAGGGATTGCCTATTGAACATGCTAATGATAATTTGTTATGGGCAATTATCGTTCATAAAATTCCGATTGCAATTGTATTGACAACCTATTTAATGCACTCCAATTTTGCCAAAAAAACCATATTTATCTATATTTTAGTTTTCGGATTAATGAGTCCTTTAGGGGTTTTAGTTGCAGATAAAATCGACT encodes:
- a CDS encoding alpha/beta hydrolase; amino-acid sequence: MNIKDWSTKHQTIELLGQRVSFIDTVVGEKIILVIHGYGSCSYDYHKVIDELKLTYRMVIPDLVGFGLSSKPTNYYFSMIQQAEIILTLLQKLKIKEVSIIAQGFGTGVLCEILSIISSGFSYLKINKIWLLNTSLSIELSPDRQTQDFVIKYINDTFLKISSSFEMFKKYIRKNFNDENSISDEELSIYWKLLTYEDGLKTLNFINYWIVEIQQYSNKWLEAIKNTTATIEIIWGIEKSSVDNETPNIINDFLDIKKTHLIDNCGKFPMLEKPSIFIDILKGV
- a CDS encoding THUMP domain-containing class I SAM-dependent RNA methyltransferase; protein product: MNTDFKMVATTIFGLENVLADELRKLGAQDVQEGIRSVSFKGDKGFMYKANIALRTAIRILKPIKVTKIYDEEDLYDAIKKIKWDEFLKVDGSFAVGAVVNSPNFTNNSHYIALKSKDAIADYFRDKYQKRPDVDLDYPDLKIHVHIQKDLLTVSLDSSGDSLHKRGYRTATNIAPINEVLAAGMVLLSGYIGDENFIDPMCGSGTILIEAAMIANNIPANINRKHFAFENWKDYDEDLYFTIQDALLKKIRSSHFKIMGFDKAPSAIVKAKQNIISANLEEFIGVHHVNFFNSKKEVFGNTTILFNPPYGERLNVELAEFYKKIGDTLKHNYPGSTAWLITSNIDALKHVGLKTSKRIPLKNGDLDCKFVRYDLYEGSKKASKNNSDAL
- a CDS encoding class I SAM-dependent methyltransferase — its product is MRTKDWFTDWFNTPYYHILYKDRNDIEAQQFMRNITQFLPLPENALLLDLPCGKGRHSVFLNSLGYKVIGADLSENSIQFAKKFENQKLKFIIQDMREPFDLQYDAVFNLFTSFGYFKEDSEDILVLQNIKNCLKENGFFVFDFLNASFVKDTLVTEETKIVDGISFHIQREIVDGFILKHIAFFADGEHHHFTERVKYLDLQKMTTFFEKVGLNLQYVFGDYQLNTFDETNSKRLILIAQ
- a CDS encoding ZIP family metal transporter, with translation MTYILLLLSVLLGAFLVIFIKLPKKIVRLLLAFSGSYLLSITILHLMPEVFTGDNDSKTIGLLILIGIVLQSVLESFSKGAEHGHIHIHGNENKFPLLLFISLCIHAFSEGLPIEHANDNLLWAIIVHKIPIAIVLTTYLMHSNFAKKTIFIYILVFGLMSPLGVLVADKIDFFSIYNREITAIIIGVFLHISTIILFEGSENHSFNIKKFLAIILGIVLTILTV